A genomic segment from Nitrospira sp. encodes:
- a CDS encoding Esterase, whose protein sequence is MRMDKLGGLTVRLTGGTDGKGGGNGPLVVLLHGFGAPGDDLVPLGEYLTASAGTRFLFPEAPISIPMGFGDSRAWWMIDMARIQADRAAGKIRDISNEIPRGMAEARERVGVLLEEIPRRLGVDPKHMILGGFSQGAMLSCDALLHSTQSYAGLIQLSGTLVAKQEWGPLLAKRKGLPIFQSHGTQDPILAYVMAERLRDEFTQAGLKIEWHPFRGGHEIPEPVLRQLGVFITNVLRQG, encoded by the coding sequence ATGCGCATGGATAAACTCGGCGGGCTCACGGTTCGGCTCACGGGAGGCACCGACGGCAAAGGCGGAGGCAATGGGCCACTGGTGGTACTGCTCCATGGCTTCGGTGCGCCGGGCGACGATTTGGTACCGCTCGGCGAATACCTTACTGCCTCGGCGGGCACCCGGTTTCTGTTTCCCGAAGCGCCGATCTCGATCCCGATGGGTTTCGGCGATTCGCGCGCCTGGTGGATGATCGACATGGCACGCATCCAGGCAGACCGGGCGGCAGGCAAAATCCGGGACATCTCGAACGAAATCCCCCGCGGGATGGCTGAAGCGCGGGAGCGAGTGGGTGTCTTGCTCGAAGAGATCCCTCGAAGACTCGGCGTCGATCCCAAGCACATGATCCTGGGCGGCTTCTCTCAAGGAGCCATGCTCTCCTGTGACGCCCTGTTGCACAGCACGCAGTCCTACGCAGGACTCATCCAACTCTCCGGCACCCTGGTGGCCAAACAGGAATGGGGTCCCTTGTTGGCGAAACGAAAGGGCCTGCCGATCTTTCAGAGCCACGGCACGCAGGACCCGATCCTGGCCTACGTGATGGCGGAACGGTTGCGTGACGAATTCACCCAGGCAGGGCTCAAGATCGAGTGGCATCCGTTTCGAGGCGGCCATGAAATACCGGAGCCGGTCTTGAGACAGCTCGGCGTCTTTATCACGAATGTGTTGAGACAGGGGTGA
- a CDS encoding UPF0061 protein YdiU yields the protein MKEKSTERRVAGCRPFAMSRHSLETLTFDNSYARLPELFYARVNPTPFSSPPSLISVNPAAMALIDLDREEATRPEFAGVFGGSLLVPGMEPLAMLYSGHQFGVYVPQLGDGRAILLGEVANERDERWDLHLKGAGMTPFSRDGDGRSVLRSAIREYLCCEAMQGLGIPTTRALCLVGSDDKVYREQVETAATIVRMAPSHVRFGTFEIFYYRQQHEHLQRLADYTIEMQFPHLVSAADKYARFFAEVVERTARLIAQWQAVGWAHGVLNTDNMSILGITLDYGPYGFMDDYDPGFICNHSDHNGRYAFNQQPYIGLWNLSCLAQTLLPLVPKEELKAILDRYQATFDRHYRTLMRAKLGLVEERTEDEALLQDLQSLLVGSRADYTTFWRELGTFSSDLDATNDRLREHFLNRERFDVWAAQYRERLLSEQSRDDERRLRMDRINPKYVLRNYLAQVAIEKAQQKDYSEIDRLLRLLQNPYSDQPGMDAYAAPPPNWGKHIAVSCSS from the coding sequence GTGAAGGAGAAATCGACCGAACGTCGGGTCGCCGGCTGCCGTCCGTTTGCCATGAGTCGTCACAGCCTCGAAACGCTCACCTTCGACAACAGCTACGCGCGCCTGCCGGAGCTGTTCTATGCCAGGGTGAACCCCACGCCGTTCTCCTCGCCGCCTTCGCTCATCAGCGTGAATCCGGCGGCGATGGCGCTCATCGATCTGGACCGGGAGGAGGCCACCCGTCCGGAATTCGCCGGTGTCTTCGGCGGGAGTCTCCTCGTGCCGGGCATGGAACCGCTGGCCATGCTCTATTCCGGGCACCAGTTCGGGGTGTATGTGCCGCAGCTCGGCGACGGGCGGGCGATCCTGCTCGGGGAAGTGGCCAATGAACGGGACGAGCGCTGGGATCTGCATTTGAAAGGGGCGGGGATGACGCCGTTTTCCCGCGACGGCGACGGTCGGTCCGTACTCCGCTCGGCGATCCGAGAATACCTCTGCTGCGAAGCCATGCAGGGCCTTGGGATACCGACCACTCGTGCCCTGTGCCTGGTCGGCAGCGACGACAAGGTTTACCGCGAGCAAGTCGAGACCGCGGCGACGATCGTCCGCATGGCCCCCTCGCATGTGCGGTTCGGGACGTTTGAAATCTTCTACTATCGACAGCAGCATGAGCACCTGCAGCGGTTGGCTGACTACACGATCGAGATGCAGTTCCCCCACCTCGTGTCAGCGGCCGACAAGTATGCCCGCTTCTTTGCCGAAGTGGTTGAGCGCACGGCGAGGCTGATCGCACAATGGCAAGCGGTCGGCTGGGCGCACGGGGTGCTGAATACCGACAATATGTCGATCCTGGGCATCACGCTGGATTATGGCCCCTATGGCTTCATGGACGACTACGATCCCGGCTTCATCTGCAACCATTCGGACCACAACGGCCGCTATGCCTTCAACCAGCAGCCCTACATCGGCCTTTGGAACCTGAGTTGCCTGGCGCAGACCCTGTTGCCGCTGGTGCCCAAGGAAGAGTTGAAGGCAATCCTCGATCGATATCAGGCGACCTTCGATCGGCACTATCGAACCTTGATGCGGGCCAAGCTGGGGCTGGTCGAAGAGCGAACAGAGGATGAGGCGCTGCTGCAGGATCTGCAGTCGCTGCTGGTCGGAAGCCGTGCGGACTACACGACCTTCTGGCGTGAGCTCGGCACATTTTCATCCGACCTGGACGCCACGAACGATCGGCTGCGCGAGCATTTCCTGAACCGGGAGCGGTTCGATGTGTGGGCTGCACAATATCGGGAACGGCTGTTGAGCGAACAAAGCCGTGACGACGAACGCCGCCTGCGGATGGACCGAATCAATCCCAAGTACGTCCTGCGCAACTACCTCGCGCAGGTTGCGATCGAGAAGGCTCAGCAAAAGGACTATTCAGAAATCGACCGGCTGTTACGGCTCCTCCAGAATCCCTACAGCGACCAGCCCGGCATGGATGCCTATGCCGCCCCTCCCCCGAATTGGGGCAAACACATCGCAGTGAGTTGCTCGTCGTAG
- a CDS encoding NADH-ubiquinone oxidoreductase chain M, which produces MTNLLQTWMTPWLLVAVPCLGATLSLLLRASLDRMKTCALTTTAASLFTTAGLSWTMNDRPAGMLFLSLLPLASFLSLLGQPLHQDNRDAWPTTLLLLGLGLGILSAEEPARIVLLVTLLGLLCGMIYRYQNAGLLASWRGLAAYGLGIVSTLLTLALPAPASTVAALVTCATLLPLLPVHGGFVAVLTGLPGNLPAFLVFLLPALGFHSLVLLLPNLTGTMFHTLALLALAGAGYGSLRALIQSRPLPRLAYASLALFSVLWWYVANTGTAPVQAFIYLSAVGLAMSGLLLAWYAIRARYGEIDLRALGGLAYPMPRFSTLLTLLALAALGMPPFGVFAGFLGMLLNPAFAPDGPFAVIMLVWLSSSWYLIELVQQVVFGRHRPDLRYEDLRRTEFASLVLLLLLLLVLGTAPSRLFESNAVTPPSSVAMKGAGWIP; this is translated from the coding sequence ATGACCAATCTGTTGCAAACCTGGATGACACCGTGGCTGCTTGTCGCCGTTCCCTGCCTCGGCGCGACACTCAGTCTGCTCCTGCGAGCATCACTCGACCGCATGAAGACCTGCGCCTTGACGACGACGGCGGCCAGCCTGTTCACAACGGCGGGCTTGTCCTGGACAATGAACGACCGGCCGGCCGGCATGCTCTTTCTCTCTCTGCTCCCACTGGCATCTTTCCTCTCGCTGCTGGGGCAACCGCTGCATCAGGACAACCGCGACGCTTGGCCGACGACGTTGCTGCTGTTGGGGTTGGGGCTGGGCATCCTGAGTGCCGAGGAACCGGCCCGCATCGTCCTGCTCGTCACCCTGCTCGGTCTGCTGTGTGGCATGATCTACCGGTATCAGAACGCCGGGCTGCTTGCCTCTTGGCGAGGGCTGGCGGCTTACGGTCTTGGTATCGTCTCGACCCTGCTGACCCTGGCTCTCCCGGCACCGGCTTCCACCGTCGCCGCCCTGGTGACCTGTGCGACCCTGCTGCCTCTGCTTCCGGTGCACGGAGGATTCGTCGCGGTCCTCACGGGATTGCCCGGCAACCTTCCCGCCTTTCTGGTCTTCCTATTGCCCGCGCTCGGTTTTCACAGTCTCGTACTCCTGCTCCCGAATCTGACCGGCACGATGTTCCACACCTTGGCGCTGCTGGCCCTGGCCGGCGCCGGGTATGGTTCGTTGCGGGCCTTGATTCAATCGCGTCCGCTGCCTCGCCTCGCCTACGCCAGCCTGGCATTGTTTTCCGTGCTCTGGTGGTATGTCGCTAACACGGGAACCGCACCCGTGCAGGCCTTCATCTATCTCAGCGCCGTGGGCCTCGCGATGAGCGGGCTCTTGCTGGCCTGGTACGCGATCCGGGCGCGGTATGGCGAGATCGACTTGCGCGCGCTCGGTGGCCTGGCCTATCCCATGCCTCGGTTCAGCACCCTGTTGACGTTGCTGGCGCTCGCCGCCCTGGGCATGCCGCCCTTCGGCGTGTTTGCCGGATTCCTGGGCATGTTGCTCAATCCCGCGTTTGCTCCGGACGGACCCTTTGCCGTCATCATGCTCGTCTGGCTCAGCTCGTCCTGGTACTTGATCGAGCTGGTGCAACAAGTGGTGTTCGGCCGGCACCGGCCGGATCTGCGCTATGAAGACCTGCGCCGGACGGAATTCGCCTCTCTGGTCCTGTTGCTGCTGCTCCTGCTGGTTTTGGGTACCGCCCCCTCCCGATTGTTCGAATCGAACGCCGTCACTCCTCCGTCTTCTGTCGCGATGAAAGGTGCGGGATGGATCCCTTGA
- a CDS encoding Transcriptional regulator, AraC family, producing MPSRITKPLEDLRPGQPARSLIKPHLKNLSGSGARLDGIIVERDVEQPNSGTYRPTGQTPRHIVVLHSAHPATLEWRMNGRREEAFFTGGEAIINPAGLFVAPRWSRAVELLLMAINPGFVNRIATEMGADGQVELMPRFHFRDALLEQLLRSLIAEFEQASPPDRLYADSLTHTLIVHLIKKYSGTRLRPRTTKQGLPQRNLARVVEFIDAHLGEDLSLRQIARIAEMSPSHFLTLFKRSTGLPPHQYLVKQRVEKARTLLLRTKLRIADIATQTGFADQSHLTRLMRRSLGLTPRQVRIL from the coding sequence ATGCCGTCACGTATCACAAAGCCTCTTGAGGACCTTCGCCCAGGGCAGCCTGCCCGTTCCTTGATCAAGCCGCATCTGAAGAACCTTTCGGGGAGCGGGGCGAGACTGGACGGCATCATCGTCGAACGCGATGTGGAGCAGCCGAATTCAGGCACGTATCGTCCCACCGGACAGACGCCTCGACACATCGTGGTGCTGCATTCCGCCCATCCAGCCACGTTGGAATGGCGCATGAACGGACGGCGCGAGGAAGCGTTCTTTACAGGTGGGGAGGCCATCATCAATCCGGCAGGGTTGTTCGTGGCACCCCGTTGGAGCCGGGCGGTCGAGTTGTTGTTGATGGCGATCAATCCCGGATTCGTGAATCGGATTGCGACGGAAATGGGTGCGGACGGTCAGGTGGAATTGATGCCGCGCTTTCATTTTCGGGATGCCTTGCTCGAGCAACTGCTGCGAAGCTTGATCGCGGAGTTCGAGCAGGCGTCTCCCCCCGACCGCCTCTATGCCGACTCGCTCACGCATACGCTCATCGTCCACCTGATCAAAAAATATTCCGGTACGCGCCTCCGTCCGAGGACGACCAAGCAAGGCCTTCCTCAGCGCAACCTGGCACGGGTGGTCGAATTCATCGATGCCCATCTCGGTGAAGATCTTTCCTTACGACAAATCGCGAGGATTGCAGAGATGAGCCCATCCCATTTCTTGACCCTGTTCAAACGATCGACCGGTCTGCCGCCCCATCAATATCTCGTCAAACAACGGGTCGAGAAGGCGAGAACGTTGCTGCTCCGGACCAAACTGCGGATCGCCGATATTGCCACGCAGACCGGCTTTGCCGACCAAAGCCATTTGACGAGGCTCATGCGTCGATCTCTGGGTCTCACTCCCCGTCAAGTGCGCATCTTGTAA
- a CDS encoding Putative short-chain dehydrogenase — protein MSGQMLQGKVAVVGAGAKNLGGLISRTLGADGARVAVHYHSSSTKSAAEETVQAIEAAGGKAFAIQGDLTTVSDVVKLFDDTITRFGRCDIAINTVGKVLKKPFIETTEKEYDEMFAVNAKAAYFFMQEAGKRMNEGGKIVTILTSLLAAFTGLYSTYAGSKASVEHFTRAAAKEFAPRGISVVNVAPGPMDTPFFYPAESPEAIAYHKSQSLNGKLTDIKDIVPIVKFLVTDGWWITGQTIFANGGYTTR, from the coding sequence ATGTCCGGTCAGATGTTGCAAGGAAAAGTCGCAGTGGTCGGGGCGGGAGCCAAGAATCTCGGAGGACTCATCAGTCGAACGCTCGGGGCGGACGGCGCTCGGGTCGCCGTCCACTATCACAGTTCATCCACGAAATCGGCTGCCGAGGAAACCGTGCAGGCGATCGAAGCGGCCGGAGGCAAGGCGTTCGCTATCCAAGGCGACTTGACCACAGTCTCGGACGTGGTGAAGCTGTTCGATGACACGATTACGCGCTTTGGCCGCTGCGATATCGCCATCAACACGGTCGGAAAAGTGTTGAAGAAGCCGTTTATTGAGACGACGGAGAAGGAATACGACGAGATGTTCGCCGTCAATGCGAAAGCGGCCTACTTCTTCATGCAGGAGGCCGGCAAACGTATGAACGAGGGCGGAAAGATCGTGACGATTCTGACCTCACTCCTCGCGGCGTTCACCGGACTCTATTCAACCTACGCCGGGTCGAAAGCCTCGGTGGAACATTTTACGCGCGCGGCAGCCAAGGAGTTCGCCCCGCGAGGAATTTCGGTCGTCAACGTCGCTCCGGGGCCGATGGACACGCCGTTTTTTTATCCTGCCGAATCGCCTGAAGCTATTGCCTACCATAAGTCGCAAAGCTTGAACGGCAAACTCACCGACATCAAAGACATCGTGCCGATCGTGAAATTTCTGGTCACTGACGGGTGGTGGATCACCGGACAGACCATTTTCGCGAACGGAGGGTATACGACCAGATAA
- a CDS encoding NADH dehydrogenase, subunit 5 — MSFLVLIALLPLLTAFIVMTGDRKDQERNARAGLLPIMGAFLGTVVTLLLVTSEGPITVRLYDPAAIANLAFPIGFYIDRLSAVMMVLITGVATLIYRYSTGYMYQDRGYRRYLGILAITTSVLLCMVSSANLVMLFLFWQILSWLLFILAHNHAHPATLAGASNTFTVLRLSDVAFFVGIVLAYSLYGTFEFQTLFVRAAEIPVTLSIWPAMGWDMNGVTAVTLLIFGGAMGKSAQFPIHTWLPRSLYAPTPVHALLHAGIINAGGFLMNRLAPLYGLSPTTLHVAFIVGTFTAILGATMMLTQNDIKKTLGFSTIGQMGYMIMECGLGAFSLAVFHLIAHGLFKGTVFLNCGNVIHKARQEPSFPHRDRGAEESEFSNLAWSTGFLTTLLLPLVILLVTHGVLSIPLLESQGTVIFLFFIWVTSSQAILSLTHLRAVASWKVSTAMLLTLVLVVFTYLFAVESFTHFLYPNPDEVASYFKAAALPGRLFDSLVVGTTLLTILSWCYLYARAHGRTIRIPGWIETSMHRLYVTFMNRLYLDQLYLKLGRTVALVAEHLEKRLS; from the coding sequence ATGTCTTTCCTCGTGCTTATCGCGTTGTTGCCGCTCTTGACGGCGTTCATCGTGATGACCGGCGATCGCAAGGACCAGGAACGGAACGCGAGGGCCGGGCTGCTGCCGATCATGGGGGCCTTTCTGGGCACCGTCGTCACGTTGCTGCTGGTGACATCGGAAGGCCCCATCACGGTCCGGCTGTACGACCCTGCCGCCATCGCCAACCTCGCCTTTCCCATCGGCTTCTATATCGACCGGCTCAGCGCGGTCATGATGGTCCTCATCACCGGAGTCGCTACCCTTATCTATCGCTACTCCACGGGCTATATGTATCAGGACCGAGGCTACCGGCGCTATCTCGGGATCCTCGCCATCACGACTTCGGTGTTGCTCTGCATGGTGTCCAGCGCCAATCTCGTGATGCTGTTTCTGTTTTGGCAGATCCTCTCGTGGCTCCTGTTCATCCTGGCCCATAACCATGCGCATCCGGCCACGCTGGCCGGCGCCTCCAACACCTTCACGGTCCTGCGGTTGAGTGACGTGGCATTTTTCGTGGGCATCGTCCTAGCCTATTCCCTCTACGGGACCTTCGAATTTCAGACGCTGTTCGTCCGCGCCGCGGAAATCCCCGTGACCCTCTCGATCTGGCCGGCCATGGGATGGGACATGAACGGCGTGACGGCTGTGACCCTGCTCATTTTCGGCGGGGCGATGGGTAAGTCGGCCCAGTTCCCGATCCACACCTGGCTCCCGCGATCGCTCTATGCACCGACTCCGGTCCATGCGCTCCTGCATGCAGGGATCATCAACGCTGGCGGGTTTCTGATGAATCGCCTCGCCCCGCTCTACGGCTTGAGCCCGACGACCTTGCACGTTGCGTTCATCGTCGGCACGTTCACGGCCATCCTCGGCGCGACCATGATGTTGACCCAGAACGACATCAAGAAGACGCTCGGCTTTTCGACGATCGGCCAGATGGGCTATATGATCATGGAATGCGGTCTGGGCGCCTTTTCCCTCGCCGTCTTCCATCTGATCGCGCATGGCCTGTTCAAGGGCACCGTCTTCTTGAACTGCGGCAACGTGATTCACAAGGCCCGGCAGGAACCGTCGTTTCCGCACCGGGACCGCGGGGCAGAGGAAAGCGAATTCTCCAACCTGGCCTGGTCCACCGGCTTCTTGACGACGCTGCTCCTGCCGCTCGTGATCCTGCTGGTGACGCACGGAGTCTTGAGCATTCCGCTGCTCGAATCGCAAGGGACCGTGATCTTCCTCTTCTTCATCTGGGTCACCTCCTCACAGGCGATTCTCTCGCTGACGCATCTTCGCGCCGTCGCCTCCTGGAAAGTGTCCACCGCCATGTTGCTGACCTTGGTCCTCGTCGTCTTCACCTACCTGTTCGCAGTGGAAAGCTTCACCCATTTTCTCTATCCGAATCCCGACGAGGTGGCCTCCTATTTCAAGGCAGCGGCGTTGCCGGGGCGGCTCTTCGACAGTCTGGTGGTGGGAACGACCCTGCTGACCATTCTCAGTTGGTGTTATCTCTATGCCCGTGCACATGGACGCACGATCCGGATTCCCGGATGGATCGAAACGTCCATGCACCGCCTCTATGTCACCTTCATGAACCGCCTCTATCTGGATCAGCTCTATCTCAAGCTCGGCCGGACCGTCGCGCTGGTGGCCGAACATCTGGAGAAGCGGCTGTCATGA
- a CDS encoding P-type ATPase: MAFKGDDSKFSLATTVTLALAVAAVVFVKAPLKSSRPSGNGVDLNGAASELKAHARLWEDPFAAVQKDLEARKQNGLLLTGEGKVNVSVAGKGSAQSLTGEVRVNSLLKSTQNDGLAVLQKKITTEAADPGKRVTVLLVMTRGGAYVDDSEWRIRDRYAVEAALEVGCFKPEQTQFLSYFTWQFEKKPVATPYEWYRRSKVACQGLGSKAGEEGVVGAQDPQVLVLWLASEESEELILQRIDALLSMVLEEIRPKVTAKVTAHLVGPRSSAEFRVLLKEIQKRGQTRQEGGGKKTRPFSWQREKGRLALYSPWATAMPGLLAYGLKRSKPGENDECNSYAVCNKRFHELLDDAGLDLRYSTDSDRLLFESLFEELDRRQVAVGKDSIVLIGEWDSFYARALPLTFSAEACHYITDPKVRKASPPSEVLMSELKGKCTTTEEGVDRLKNGEVSPQDLNIQQYSYLSGLDGEVPEDRASKPRSKNEDKEKEKGDGGKAKLRDIASYEKPEGPSQLDYVRRLVARIKTAEQGKTEQQKKMEQHNKVKAIGILGTDPYDALLILQAMREEFPTVLFFATDLDARYFHEGEQKWARNLLVVSHFGLQLAPKLQQGIPPFRSSYQTATFFAVLNAIGHLYSATSPNALGEGGSPPYTLRLGRENAIEYSAEISARLFEIGRHGAVDLSVDRPDKGANSVLPSRNDVDAEGTLKLTEAVKALWIVFVVLFCLAMWSYGRFWNWLIARDEVDETARGFKRLLRSAWIPLTALGLFLLWCKIRHFNYAKDEPFSWSDGVSLWPTELLRLFVALLCLYFMIKARADLVDNTNVLTEKFFSPGLSSGVNKKPWRRQLDGFRRNLDWMFHGSHQGRPRRAVELWAQYSQAHTWPQRVARIVLWCFLYWVTIWPVWMFMNDGEWRLFVPCRGEFSCGVDWYITRISVALLIVLNLSVLDATLLCARWIHEMPATTGLHAMAQIRLVGERTRTVNYRILYPFVALFLMIAARSHYFDKWDFPPALIMVLTVNSLLALASASLLYRAAVGGKRRVLASIQEQLDRVMTQDENTDPKLAPNPSTERLRQTINEIDAVQQGAFVPFSQQPVVQATLLAVLAFLQYWYLGQ, translated from the coding sequence GTGGCCTTCAAGGGGGACGACTCCAAGTTTTCGCTTGCTACGACGGTGACCTTGGCCCTCGCGGTGGCGGCGGTGGTGTTCGTCAAGGCGCCGCTGAAGAGTTCACGGCCGTCCGGCAATGGGGTCGACCTGAACGGTGCGGCCAGCGAACTGAAGGCCCATGCCAGACTCTGGGAAGATCCCTTTGCGGCGGTCCAAAAGGACCTCGAAGCCAGAAAACAGAATGGCTTGCTGCTCACAGGGGAAGGGAAGGTAAATGTTTCCGTTGCCGGGAAGGGGTCGGCACAATCCCTGACGGGAGAGGTGAGAGTCAACTCACTGCTCAAGAGTACCCAGAACGATGGACTGGCCGTCTTGCAAAAAAAAATCACAACAGAGGCCGCCGACCCAGGCAAACGAGTCACGGTTCTCCTCGTGATGACCAGGGGAGGGGCCTACGTGGATGACAGTGAGTGGCGCATCCGGGATCGCTACGCGGTGGAGGCAGCGCTGGAAGTCGGATGTTTCAAGCCGGAGCAAACGCAATTCTTGTCTTACTTCACGTGGCAGTTCGAAAAGAAGCCCGTCGCCACACCCTATGAATGGTACCGACGCAGCAAGGTCGCCTGTCAGGGGCTTGGTTCCAAGGCAGGGGAAGAAGGAGTCGTCGGAGCACAGGATCCACAGGTGCTCGTGCTCTGGCTGGCGTCGGAAGAGTCTGAGGAATTGATTCTGCAACGCATCGACGCGCTGCTGTCGATGGTCCTTGAGGAAATTCGTCCGAAGGTTACGGCAAAGGTCACGGCACACCTCGTCGGCCCTCGCAGCTCCGCCGAATTTCGTGTTCTGCTCAAGGAGATCCAGAAGCGAGGCCAAACAAGGCAGGAAGGAGGCGGCAAGAAGACGAGGCCGTTCTCCTGGCAAAGGGAGAAGGGGCGCCTGGCGCTCTATTCGCCTTGGGCCACGGCCATGCCGGGCCTCCTCGCCTATGGGTTGAAGCGATCGAAACCGGGAGAAAACGACGAATGTAACTCCTATGCCGTGTGCAATAAGCGGTTTCACGAATTACTGGATGATGCAGGTCTCGATCTCCGGTACAGCACGGACAGCGATCGGCTGCTGTTCGAGTCCTTGTTCGAGGAACTTGATCGGAGACAGGTGGCCGTCGGGAAGGACTCGATCGTGCTCATCGGGGAATGGGACTCCTTCTACGCTCGCGCCCTCCCCCTCACGTTTAGCGCGGAGGCCTGTCATTACATTACCGATCCAAAAGTCAGGAAGGCCTCTCCTCCATCCGAGGTTCTCATGAGCGAGTTGAAGGGAAAGTGTACAACCACGGAAGAAGGCGTGGATCGACTCAAGAATGGTGAAGTCTCACCGCAGGATCTCAACATTCAACAATACAGTTATTTGAGCGGTCTGGACGGAGAGGTGCCGGAAGATCGGGCGAGTAAACCCAGATCCAAGAACGAAGACAAGGAAAAAGAGAAGGGGGATGGCGGCAAGGCGAAGCTTCGGGATATCGCCTCGTATGAAAAACCTGAAGGGCCCTCGCAGCTCGACTATGTCCGAAGACTGGTCGCACGAATCAAAACCGCGGAGCAGGGCAAAACGGAACAGCAAAAAAAGATGGAGCAGCATAATAAGGTCAAGGCCATCGGAATTCTCGGGACAGATCCCTATGATGCGCTTCTGATTCTTCAGGCGATGCGAGAAGAGTTTCCGACCGTCTTGTTCTTCGCGACCGATTTAGACGCCAGGTATTTCCATGAGGGCGAACAGAAGTGGGCTCGGAATCTTCTGGTCGTGTCCCACTTCGGCTTGCAGTTGGCGCCGAAACTTCAACAGGGTATCCCTCCGTTTCGTTCGAGTTATCAGACCGCTACATTCTTCGCGGTCTTGAATGCGATCGGCCACCTCTACTCCGCTACATCTCCAAACGCGCTCGGTGAGGGGGGAAGCCCTCCCTACACCTTGCGCCTCGGCAGGGAGAACGCGATCGAATATAGTGCCGAGATATCGGCTCGTCTGTTTGAGATCGGTCGACATGGTGCCGTCGATCTCAGCGTGGATCGTCCTGACAAGGGAGCCAACAGCGTCCTTCCGTCGCGAAACGATGTCGATGCCGAAGGCACCTTGAAACTCACGGAGGCGGTCAAGGCCCTCTGGATCGTGTTTGTGGTCCTGTTCTGTCTGGCCATGTGGAGTTACGGAAGGTTTTGGAATTGGCTCATCGCAAGGGATGAGGTCGATGAGACGGCAAGGGGTTTCAAGAGATTGCTCCGATCGGCATGGATACCATTGACGGCCCTGGGCCTGTTTCTCCTGTGGTGCAAGATTCGGCACTTCAACTATGCGAAGGACGAGCCTTTCTCCTGGTCCGACGGGGTGAGCCTTTGGCCCACGGAACTGCTCCGGCTGTTCGTTGCGCTGCTCTGTCTCTATTTCATGATCAAGGCAAGGGCGGACCTTGTCGACAATACCAACGTCCTCACCGAGAAATTCTTTTCGCCGGGATTGTCCTCCGGCGTGAACAAGAAACCGTGGCGGCGACAACTCGACGGATTCCGGCGCAACCTGGATTGGATGTTCCACGGCTCACATCAAGGGCGTCCTCGCAGGGCCGTCGAACTCTGGGCGCAATACTCTCAGGCCCATACCTGGCCCCAACGGGTGGCAAGGATCGTTCTGTGGTGCTTCCTCTATTGGGTGACCATCTGGCCGGTGTGGATGTTCATGAATGACGGTGAGTGGCGCTTGTTCGTGCCTTGTCGGGGCGAGTTCAGCTGCGGTGTGGATTGGTATATCACCCGCATAAGCGTCGCGTTGCTCATCGTGTTAAATTTGTCCGTACTGGATGCAACCCTGCTTTGCGCCCGTTGGATTCACGAAATGCCGGCGACGACCGGACTCCACGCGATGGCGCAGATTCGCCTGGTCGGCGAGCGGACGAGGACCGTGAATTACCGCATCCTCTACCCCTTCGTGGCACTGTTTCTCATGATTGCGGCTCGAAGCCACTACTTTGATAAGTGGGATTTTCCTCCGGCGCTGATCATGGTCCTGACCGTCAATAGTCTGCTGGCCCTCGCCAGCGCCAGCCTGTTGTATCGGGCGGCAGTCGGGGGGAAGCGGAGGGTGCTCGCATCCATCCAAGAACAACTCGATCGAGTCATGACGCAGGATGAGAATACCGATCCCAAACTGGCTCCAAACCCTTCGACCGAGCGCTTACGCCAGACCATCAATGAGATCGATGCCGTTCAACAGGGGGCCTTCGTACCGTTCTCCCAACAACCGGTCGTGCAGGCCACCTTGCTTGCCGTCCTTGCCTTCCTTCAATATTGGTATCTCGGTCAATAA